In a genomic window of Nomascus leucogenys isolate Asia chromosome 4, Asia_NLE_v1, whole genome shotgun sequence:
- the MS4A7 gene encoding membrane-spanning 4-domains subfamily A member 7 isoform X2: MLLQSQTTGVFDSFTPKGITIPQREKPGHMYQNEDYLQNGLPTETTVLGFGITGSLSIISGKQSTKPFDLSSLTSNAVSSVTAGAGLFLLADSMVALRTASQHCGSEMDYLSSLPYSEYYYPIYEIKDCLLTNVSLTGVLVVMLVFTVLELLLAAYSSVFWWKQLYSNNPGSSFSLTQSQDHIQQVKKSSSRSWI; the protein is encoded by the exons ATGCTGTTGCAATCCCAAACCACGGGAGTTTTTGACAGCTTTACACCAAAGGGCATCACTATTCCTCAAAGAGAGAAACCTGGACACATGTACCAAAACGAAGATTACCTGCAGAACGGGCTGCCAACAGAAACCACCGTTCTTGGG TTTGGCATTACTGGATCCCTCTCAATTATCTCTGGAAAACAATCAACTAAGCCCTTT GACCTGAGCAGCTTGACCTCAAATGCAGTGAGTTCTGTTACTGCAGGGGCAGGCCTCTTCCTCCTTGCTGACAGCATGGTAGCCCTGAGGACTGCCTCTCAACATTGTGGCTCAGAAATGGATTATCTATCGTCATTGCCTTATTCGGAATACTATTATCCAATATATGAAATCAAAGATTGTCTCCTGACCAATGTCAGTTTAACA GGTGTCCTAGTGGTGATGCTCGTCTTCACTGTGCTGGAGCTCTTATTAGCTGCATACAGTTCTGTCTTTTGGTGGAAACAGCTCTACTCCAACAACCCTGGG aGTTCATTTTCCTTGACCCAGTCACAAGATCATATTCAACAGGTCAAAAAGAGTTCTTCACGGTCTTGGATATAA
- the MS4A7 gene encoding membrane-spanning 4-domains subfamily A member 7 isoform X1, producing the protein MLLQSQTTGVFDSFTPKGITIPQREKPGHMYQNEDYLQNGLPTETTVLGTVQILCCLMISSLGAILVFAPYPSHFNPAISTTLMSGYPFLGALCFGITGSLSIISGKQSTKPFDLSSLTSNAVSSVTAGAGLFLLADSMVALRTASQHCGSEMDYLSSLPYSEYYYPIYEIKDCLLTNVSLTGVLVVMLVFTVLELLLAAYSSVFWWKQLYSNNPGSSFSLTQSQDHIQQVKKSSSRSWI; encoded by the exons ATGCTGTTGCAATCCCAAACCACGGGAGTTTTTGACAGCTTTACACCAAAGGGCATCACTATTCCTCAAAGAGAGAAACCTGGACACATGTACCAAAACGAAGATTACCTGCAGAACGGGCTGCCAACAGAAACCACCGTTCTTGGG ACTGTCCAGATCCTGTGTTGCCTGATGATTTCAAGTCTGGGGGCCATCTTGGTTTTTGCTCCCTACCCCTCCCACTTCAATCCAGCAATTTCCACCACTTTGATGTCTGGGTACCCatttttaggagctctgtgt TTTGGCATTACTGGATCCCTCTCAATTATCTCTGGAAAACAATCAACTAAGCCCTTT GACCTGAGCAGCTTGACCTCAAATGCAGTGAGTTCTGTTACTGCAGGGGCAGGCCTCTTCCTCCTTGCTGACAGCATGGTAGCCCTGAGGACTGCCTCTCAACATTGTGGCTCAGAAATGGATTATCTATCGTCATTGCCTTATTCGGAATACTATTATCCAATATATGAAATCAAAGATTGTCTCCTGACCAATGTCAGTTTAACA GGTGTCCTAGTGGTGATGCTCGTCTTCACTGTGCTGGAGCTCTTATTAGCTGCATACAGTTCTGTCTTTTGGTGGAAACAGCTCTACTCCAACAACCCTGGG aGTTCATTTTCCTTGACCCAGTCACAAGATCATATTCAACAGGTCAAAAAGAGTTCTTCACGGTCTTGGATATAA
- the MS4A14 gene encoding LOW QUALITY PROTEIN: membrane-spanning 4-domains subfamily A member 14 (The sequence of the model RefSeq protein was modified relative to this genomic sequence to represent the inferred CDS: deleted 1 base in 1 codon) codes for MESTSQDRRATHVITIKPNETVLTAFPYRPHSSLLDFLKGEPRVLGATQILLALIIVGLGSIFALNYIRFSQRFPLVVLTGYPFWGALIFILTGYLTVTDKKSKILGQGVMRMNVISSLVAITGITFTILSYRHQDKYCQTSSLEEICVFGRTLFIGILSILLIISIAELSISVTIASFRSKCWTQSDEVLFFLPSDVTQNSEQPAPEENAQLQFVLQEEFSSDDSTTNAHSVFFGGYAFFKLRLSRSPLVSQPGNKGREFVPDEQKQSILPSPKFSEEEIEPLPPTPEKKPSENMPIQLDSTFKQMKDEDLQSAIAQPSQMQTELLQDQAVSLQVFPSHSALKLEDVSPEDLPSQALPVEGLSEQSMPSKSTSSHVKQSYNLTANDLPPQGILSQDTPSQDMLFHDMTSQDMQSLDMLSQETPSHTMQPQDIPSQDVLSQALSAHAILPEASTSHIVQFPKIQHQLQQPPDLQPENTEPQNQQILQMSYQDIRSEVMEETKEWKSEEELHRRKSSRQHSLNQQTKALQYLRRHSLAMQTKGQKSSKRHSLDQQSKGWQSSKRKSLDQQIKDWLSPKRHSIDKQAQLKQTKEQLPDQQAEDQQVKGERYPEGQSKDGQVKDQQTDKKQHSKKETQDHQTEDQPAQEKKSLKGQSENVQAEGQQAQVEKVPKLLCQDSESHIQQYQFWQLHKSNLQAGQPRTINLLAKNPLTG; via the exons ATGGAGTCAACATCCCAGGACAGAAGGGCAACTCACGTCATCACTATAAAACCAAACGAAACTGTATTGACTGCATTTCCCTACAGACCTCATAGCTCTCTGCTGGATTTTCTGAAGGGAGAGCCAAGAGTCTTGGGG GCTACCCAGATCCTGCTTGCTCTAATCATTGTGGGCCTTGGAAGTATATTTGCACTTAATTACATCCGTTTCTCCCAAAGATTTCCCCTTGTTGTCCTCACAGGATATCCATTTTGGGGAGCACTTATT TTTATTCTTACAGGATACCTCACAGTAACCGATAAGAAATCAAAAATTCTG GGTCAAGGTGTCATGCGCATGAATGTTATCAGTTCCTTGGTTGCGATAACTGGGATTACTTTCACCATTCTCAGCTACAGACATCAAGACAAGTACTGCCAGACGTCTTCCCTTGAAGAAATATGTGTTTTCGGTAGAACTCTTTTCATT GGAATTTTGTCAATCTTACTGATCATCAGCATAGCAGAGCTCAGCATCTCTGTGACTATTGCATCCTTTAGAAGCAAGTGCTGGACACAGTCAGATGAG GTTCTGTTTTTCTTGCCTTCGGATGTTACTCAAAATAGTGAACAACCTGCCCCAGAAGAAAATGCTCAATTACAATTTGTGCTTCAAGAAGAGTTTTCCAGTGATGATTCAACTACAAATGCACACTCTGTTTTCTTTGGAGGCTATGCTTTCTTCAAGTTAAGACTCTCTAGAAGTCCTTTAGTCTCCCAACCAGGTAATAAAGGTAGAGAATTTGTGCCAGATGAACAAAAGCAAAGTATCCTTCCATCTCCCAAATTTTCAGAGGAAGAAATTGAACCTTTGCCTCCCACACCAGAGAAAAAGCCCTCAGAAAATATGCCCATTCAGCTAGACTCtacatttaaacaaatgaaagatgAAGATCTACAATCTGCTATTGCACAACCTTCCCAAATGCAAACCGAGCTTCTGCAGGACCAAGCTGTGTCACTCCAAGTTTTTCCATCCCATTCTGCACTAAAACTCGAAGATGTATCACCTGAAGACTTGCCATCCCAAGCTCTACCAGTAGAAGGCCTGTCAGAACAATCCATGCCATCTAAGTCTACATCATCCCATGTCAAACAGTCTTATAATCTGACAGCTAATGACCTGCCCCCTCAAGGCATACTATCCCAAGACACACCATCTCAAGATATGCTGTTTCATGACATGACATCCCAAGACATGCAATCCCTAGACATGCTATCTCAAGAAACACCATCCCACACCATGCAACCCCAAGACATACCTTCCCAAGATGTTCTATCCCAAGCTCTATCAGCCCATGCCATATTACCTGAAGCCTCAACATCCCATATTGTGCAGTTCCCTAAAATACAACACCAACTTCAGCAGCCCCCAGATCTTCAACCAGAAAACACTGAACCTCAAAACCAGCAAATTTTACAAATGTCATATCAAGATATTAGATCAGAAGTTATGGAAGAGACCAAAGAATGGAAATCTGAGGAGGAACTCCATAGAAGAAAATCCTCAAGACAGCATTCCTTAAACCAGCAAACCAAAGCCTTACAATACTTAAGGAGACATTCCTTAGCCATGCAAACCAAAGGCCAGAAATCCTCAAAGAGGCATTCCTTAGATCAGCAAAGCAAAGGCTGGCAATCTTCAAAGCGGAAATCCTTAGACCAGCAAATCAAAGACTGGCTATCCCCAAAGAGGCACTCCATAGATAAGCAAGCTCAACTTAAACAAACTAAAGAACAACTCCCAGATCAGCAAGCTGAAGATCAGCAAGTCAAAGGGGAACGATACCCAGAAGGACAATCTAAAGATGGACAAGTTAAAGACCAGCAGACTGATAAGAAGCAACACTCAAAGAAGGAAACCCAGGATCACCAAACTGAAGACCAGCCAGCCCAAGAGAAGAAATCCCTGAAAGGACAATCCGAAAACGTTCAAGCCGAAGGACAGCAAGCTCAGGTGGAGAAAGTGCCAAAATTGTTATGCCAAGATTCAGAATCCCACATACAGCAATATCAATTCTGGCAA CTCCACAAAAGCAATCTCCAGGCTGGACAACCCAGGACTATCAATCTTTTGGCCAAGAATCCCCTGACTGGATAA